The following are encoded together in the Tepidiforma bonchosmolovskayae genome:
- a CDS encoding class I SAM-dependent methyltransferase: MADHSILQPGNLLMVQERERYLARLFARVGWSSLAELRAFEAGCSTGYNLRLLVQWGAKPQNLAGQDIDPAAVAYCRSRSSDIRVHEGSAERIPEPDRAFDLALAFTLFSSVADEDVAQRIAGELVRITRPGGLIIVYDMRRRNPANPNVHPVLEDDIRRWFPRCPMRVKTLTLAPPVARRVGRFAPWLYGPLAAVPPLRTHAMYVLRRPGQVDVFPAARPAES, translated from the coding sequence ATGGCGGACCACTCAATCCTGCAACCCGGCAACCTCCTCATGGTCCAGGAGCGCGAGCGCTACCTGGCGCGGCTGTTCGCGCGGGTGGGCTGGAGTTCGCTGGCGGAGCTGCGGGCGTTCGAAGCCGGGTGCTCGACGGGGTACAACCTCCGCCTGCTGGTGCAGTGGGGCGCAAAGCCGCAGAACCTTGCGGGCCAGGACATCGACCCGGCGGCCGTGGCGTACTGCCGGTCGAGGTCGAGCGATATCCGGGTGCACGAGGGGAGCGCGGAGCGGATTCCCGAGCCCGACCGGGCATTCGACCTTGCGCTGGCGTTCACGCTGTTCAGTTCGGTGGCCGATGAGGACGTGGCGCAGCGGATTGCGGGCGAACTGGTGCGCATCACCCGGCCGGGCGGGCTCATCATTGTGTACGACATGCGGCGGCGGAACCCGGCGAACCCGAACGTGCACCCGGTGCTGGAGGACGACATCCGCCGGTGGTTCCCGCGCTGTCCGATGCGGGTGAAGACCCTGACCCTCGCGCCGCCGGTAGCGCGCCGGGTCGGGCGGTTCGCGCCATGGCTGTACGGGCCGCTGGCGGCAGTCCCGCCGCTCCGCACGCACGCCATGTATGTGCTCCGGCGGCCGGGCCAGGTGGACGTGTTCCCGGCCGCGCGGCCGGCGGAATCGTAA
- the infB gene encoding translation initiation factor IF-2: protein MTAKSSSRTTVRIPDALTVKELADLLRVSPVEVIKRLMTNGVMAGQNQTIDYDTAALVAVELGFEPELEAAAEPEPGTPLIEPEEEPDDPASLKPRPPVVTILGHVDHGKTSLLDAIRKTRVAAGEAGGITQHIGAYQVERDGQLITFIDTPGHAAFTAMRARGAQVTDIAVLVVAADDGVMPQTVEAINHAKAAGVPIIVAINKIDLPAANPDRVKQQLTEYGIVVEEYGGDTVCVPVSAATGQGIGDLLEAINLVAEISELKANPNRPGSGVVIEAELDPHRGPIATVLVQRGTLRQGDAVVVGETSGKVRAMLDDTGKRVKEAGPSTPVVILGLEDVPEAGDRLRVVADEKVARQIVEERKRQREAQEQTQHARVNLDTLFNEISAGKLKELIIILKTDVRGTAEAIKGALERLSTPEVKIRIIHAATGPVTDNDVMLAEASNGIIIGFNTRVEPGAKKRAEAVGVEIRTYNIIYQLLEDIEKALQGMLEPVYKTVVDGHAEVRAVFKSSRVGQIAGCYVTDGVVRRGSLARVLRGKEEVWKGRCEGLKRFQDDVREVQAGYECGIVISGFDKFQVGDVIEFYHEERVS from the coding sequence ATGACGGCAAAATCTTCGTCCCGCACGACCGTGCGAATCCCGGACGCCCTGACGGTGAAGGAGCTGGCGGACCTGCTGCGGGTTTCGCCGGTCGAGGTCATCAAGCGGCTGATGACCAACGGGGTAATGGCCGGGCAAAATCAGACGATCGACTACGACACCGCGGCCCTGGTCGCGGTGGAGCTTGGGTTCGAACCGGAACTGGAGGCCGCTGCTGAGCCGGAGCCGGGCACGCCGCTCATCGAGCCGGAGGAGGAGCCGGACGACCCGGCATCGCTGAAGCCGCGGCCGCCGGTGGTGACGATCCTCGGGCACGTGGACCACGGGAAGACGAGCCTGCTGGACGCGATTCGGAAGACGCGGGTGGCAGCGGGCGAAGCGGGCGGCATTACGCAGCACATCGGCGCCTACCAGGTCGAGCGGGACGGGCAGCTCATTACGTTCATCGATACGCCGGGCCACGCGGCGTTCACCGCGATGCGGGCGCGCGGAGCGCAGGTCACCGACATCGCCGTGCTGGTGGTCGCCGCCGATGACGGCGTGATGCCGCAGACGGTGGAGGCGATCAACCACGCGAAGGCAGCCGGGGTGCCGATCATCGTGGCCATCAACAAGATCGACCTCCCGGCAGCGAACCCGGACCGGGTGAAGCAGCAGCTGACGGAGTACGGCATCGTTGTGGAGGAGTACGGCGGCGACACAGTCTGCGTGCCGGTTTCCGCGGCGACGGGGCAGGGCATCGGCGACCTGCTCGAGGCGATCAACCTCGTGGCCGAAATCAGCGAGCTGAAGGCAAACCCGAACCGGCCGGGCTCAGGCGTGGTGATTGAAGCCGAGCTGGACCCGCACCGCGGGCCGATTGCGACCGTGCTGGTGCAGCGGGGGACCCTGCGGCAGGGTGACGCGGTGGTTGTCGGGGAGACGAGCGGCAAGGTCCGGGCGATGCTCGATGACACCGGCAAGCGGGTGAAGGAGGCCGGACCATCGACGCCGGTGGTCATCCTCGGGCTCGAAGATGTGCCGGAGGCCGGCGACCGGCTGCGCGTGGTTGCCGACGAGAAGGTGGCGCGGCAGATCGTCGAGGAGCGGAAGCGGCAGCGCGAGGCGCAGGAGCAGACCCAGCACGCCCGCGTCAATCTCGACACGCTGTTCAACGAGATCAGCGCCGGGAAGCTGAAGGAGCTGATCATCATCCTGAAGACGGACGTCCGCGGGACCGCGGAGGCGATCAAGGGCGCGCTAGAGCGGCTGAGCACGCCCGAGGTGAAGATTCGGATCATCCACGCGGCGACGGGGCCAGTCACGGACAACGACGTGATGCTGGCGGAGGCCTCGAACGGCATCATCATCGGGTTCAATACGCGGGTGGAGCCGGGCGCGAAGAAGCGGGCCGAGGCTGTCGGCGTCGAAATCCGGACGTACAACATCATCTACCAGCTCCTCGAGGACATCGAGAAGGCACTGCAGGGCATGCTGGAGCCGGTCTACAAGACCGTGGTGGACGGACATGCCGAGGTGCGCGCAGTCTTCAAGTCGAGTCGTGTCGGGCAGATTGCCGGGTGTTACGTGACGGACGGCGTGGTGCGGCGCGGGTCGCTCGCGCGGGTTCTGCGCGGCAAGGAGGAGGTCTGGAAGGGGCGGTGCGAGGGCCTCAAGCGGTTCCAGGACGACGTCCGCGAAGTGCAGGCCGGCTACGAGTGCGGCATCGTCATCTCAGGGTTCGACAAGTTCCAGGTCGGGGACGTCATCGAGTTCTACCACGAAGAGCGGGTGAGCTGA
- the nusA gene encoding transcription termination factor NusA — translation MKNELLLALNQLAAEKNLPPETVYEAVEAALTSAFRREEDDAPNMYVKIDARNGEIRAYRQMFVVEQVENPRIEMTVEEARKWKPDARPGDVLDFEEEVPKNAGRIAAQTAKQVVLQRLREAERDAIYEEYIGKVGELIVGTVQKVEPRQVILDLGRGTEAVLPASEQVRNEHLRAGQRVRVLVVEVNRASKGPQIVVSRAHRNLLRRLFEMEVPEIKNGTVEIKSIAREGGHRSKIAVWARNPAIDPIGACVGVRGTRIQNIVNELNGERIDVIKWDPDPAKFVSNALSPAQVSEVEIDPAERLASVVVPDKMMSLAIGKDGQNARLAAKLTGWRITILSESAKARQEAGEAEAPMAFEPYAPGEAPDIDILQQAEQVAAAAEEAAPAGAQATAVTAEPPRPQPEPEPAYEEEEEEISFASIVESIPVPRGEERESEDYGEEEDEEYEIPAAIIEESRPSSIRFAEDVLPRRDDEDEPLPKKSAGKKGKRAPRFYDEGDDMDDIDYAGRIH, via the coding sequence ATGAAGAACGAACTGTTGTTGGCGCTGAACCAGCTCGCGGCAGAGAAGAACCTCCCGCCGGAGACCGTGTACGAGGCCGTCGAAGCGGCGCTGACCTCGGCCTTCCGGCGCGAGGAGGACGATGCGCCGAACATGTACGTCAAGATCGATGCGCGCAACGGCGAGATCCGCGCGTACCGCCAGATGTTCGTGGTGGAGCAGGTGGAGAACCCGCGCATCGAGATGACGGTCGAGGAGGCGCGGAAGTGGAAGCCGGATGCGCGCCCGGGCGACGTGCTCGACTTCGAGGAGGAGGTCCCGAAGAACGCGGGGCGGATCGCGGCGCAGACGGCGAAGCAGGTGGTGCTACAGCGGCTGCGCGAGGCGGAGCGCGACGCCATTTACGAGGAGTACATCGGCAAGGTCGGGGAACTGATCGTCGGCACGGTGCAGAAAGTTGAGCCGCGGCAGGTGATTCTCGACCTTGGGCGGGGCACTGAGGCGGTGCTGCCCGCGAGCGAGCAGGTGCGGAACGAGCACCTCCGGGCGGGGCAGCGGGTGCGGGTGCTGGTGGTGGAAGTGAACCGGGCCTCGAAGGGGCCGCAGATCGTGGTCAGCCGGGCCCACCGGAACCTGCTGCGGCGGCTGTTCGAGATGGAGGTGCCGGAGATCAAGAACGGCACGGTGGAAATCAAGAGCATCGCCCGGGAAGGCGGCCACCGGAGCAAAATCGCCGTTTGGGCGCGCAACCCTGCCATCGACCCGATCGGGGCGTGCGTTGGGGTGCGCGGGACCCGCATTCAGAACATCGTCAACGAGCTGAACGGCGAGCGGATCGACGTGATCAAGTGGGACCCGGACCCGGCGAAGTTCGTTTCGAACGCGCTGAGCCCGGCGCAGGTTTCGGAAGTGGAGATCGACCCGGCGGAGCGGCTCGCCTCGGTGGTGGTTCCGGACAAGATGATGTCGCTGGCGATCGGCAAGGACGGGCAGAACGCGCGCCTGGCCGCGAAGCTGACGGGGTGGCGGATTACCATCCTGAGCGAATCGGCGAAGGCGCGCCAGGAGGCAGGCGAGGCGGAAGCACCGATGGCGTTCGAGCCCTATGCCCCGGGCGAGGCGCCCGACATCGATATCCTCCAGCAGGCCGAGCAGGTGGCTGCGGCTGCCGAGGAGGCGGCACCCGCGGGTGCACAGGCCACTGCGGTCACGGCGGAGCCGCCGCGCCCGCAGCCGGAGCCGGAGCCGGCGTACGAGGAAGAGGAAGAAGAGATTTCGTTCGCCTCGATTGTCGAATCGATCCCGGTGCCGCGCGGCGAAGAGCGCGAATCGGAGGATTACGGCGAGGAAGAGGACGAGGAGTACGAAATCCCGGCCGCCATCATCGAGGAGTCTCGACCCTCCTCGATCCGGTTCGCGGAGGACGTGCTGCCGCGACGCGACGATGAAGACGAGCCACTTCCGAAGAAGTCGGCCGGCAAGAAGGGCAAGCGTGCGCCCCGGTTCTACGACGAAGGCGACGACATGGACGACATCGATTACGCGGGCCGCATCCACTGA
- the lpdA gene encoding dihydrolipoyl dehydrogenase, with protein MAQWDVAVIGGGPGGYVAAIRAAQLGMKAAVFEKDRVGGLCLNWGCIPSKALLKNADVVNAVREGGRWGLRGAEGVSFDFGAAVDRSRQVVDQIVGGVEGLLRDNGVEVIPGTARLAGTRAVAVDGSEHRAANIIIATGAHTRVLPGMEPDGETVITSREALERRTPPGRAVIIGAGPVGVEFAHLWASYGSEVTIVEMMETLVPLEDPDIGRLLRRSFEARGIRCMVSTKVSGIERTSAGAVVRTEGPDGAGALEADTVLVAVGFVAHTEGLGLEAAGVRTTRGFIDIDGRMETNVPGIFAVGDVTGKLMLAHVASHQGVLAAEAIAGMSRPEPDYVQMPRATFCQPQVGSIGYTEAAAKAAGFTVRTGRFPLTALGKAVAAGHTEGFVKVVVEEATGQVLGIHLVGHDINDLLGEATMVALLEATSAEVGFAVHAHPTLPEALKEAALAADGEAIHIARRRTTPREGAATR; from the coding sequence ATGGCTCAGTGGGATGTCGCAGTGATCGGAGGCGGGCCCGGCGGGTACGTGGCCGCGATCCGGGCGGCCCAGCTGGGGATGAAGGCGGCCGTCTTCGAGAAGGACCGCGTCGGCGGGCTTTGCCTGAACTGGGGATGCATCCCGAGCAAGGCGCTCCTGAAGAACGCGGACGTGGTGAACGCGGTGCGCGAAGGCGGGCGGTGGGGCCTGCGCGGTGCTGAGGGCGTGTCCTTCGATTTCGGCGCCGCGGTCGACCGGAGCCGGCAGGTGGTAGACCAGATCGTGGGCGGCGTAGAGGGTCTCCTGCGCGACAACGGCGTCGAGGTCATCCCGGGCACGGCACGGCTGGCGGGCACGCGGGCCGTGGCGGTGGATGGGTCGGAGCACCGGGCAGCGAACATCATCATCGCGACGGGGGCGCACACGCGGGTGCTGCCTGGCATGGAGCCGGACGGCGAGACCGTTATCACCAGCCGGGAGGCGCTGGAGCGCCGGACGCCGCCGGGGCGGGCGGTGATCATCGGGGCGGGACCGGTCGGCGTGGAGTTTGCGCACCTGTGGGCGAGCTACGGGAGCGAGGTCACCATCGTCGAAATGATGGAGACGCTCGTCCCGCTCGAGGACCCCGACATTGGGCGGCTGCTGCGGCGCAGCTTCGAGGCGCGGGGGATCCGCTGCATGGTGAGCACGAAGGTCAGCGGCATCGAGCGGACGAGCGCGGGCGCGGTGGTGCGGACCGAAGGGCCGGACGGAGCGGGGGCGCTGGAGGCAGATACGGTGCTCGTCGCCGTCGGGTTTGTTGCGCACACCGAAGGGCTGGGGCTGGAGGCAGCAGGGGTCCGGACGACCCGGGGGTTTATCGACATTGACGGGCGGATGGAGACGAACGTGCCGGGCATTTTCGCGGTGGGGGATGTGACGGGGAAGCTGATGCTCGCGCACGTGGCTTCGCACCAGGGAGTGCTGGCAGCCGAGGCGATTGCGGGGATGTCGCGGCCTGAGCCGGATTATGTGCAGATGCCCCGGGCGACCTTCTGTCAGCCGCAGGTGGGCTCCATCGGCTACACGGAGGCCGCGGCGAAGGCGGCCGGCTTTACGGTCCGCACGGGGCGGTTCCCGCTGACGGCACTGGGGAAGGCGGTGGCGGCCGGCCACACCGAGGGATTCGTGAAGGTGGTGGTGGAGGAAGCCACCGGGCAGGTGCTCGGCATCCACTTGGTCGGGCACGACATCAACGACCTGCTGGGCGAAGCGACGATGGTCGCGCTGCTGGAAGCCACCTCGGCGGAGGTCGGGTTTGCGGTGCACGCGCACCCGACGCTGCCCGAGGCGCTCAAAGAGGCTGCACTGGCGGCCGACGGGGAAGCCATCCATATTGCGCGGCGGCGAACCACGCCGCGGGAAGGAGCCGCGACACGGTGA
- the rnpM gene encoding RNase P modulator RnpM produces MEAPTIAQGVRPRRQPQRTCIACRAEQGKRELIRIVRTPEGRVVVDPSGKANGRGAYVHPYRECWEKALRGGTIKNALKITPAVDDIEALRAFGLALPAKEGDSV; encoded by the coding sequence CTGGAGGCGCCAACGATCGCGCAGGGAGTTCGACCACGACGGCAGCCGCAACGGACGTGCATCGCCTGCAGGGCTGAGCAGGGGAAGCGCGAGCTCATCCGCATTGTGCGGACGCCGGAAGGGCGCGTGGTGGTCGACCCGAGCGGGAAGGCGAACGGGCGCGGGGCGTACGTGCACCCCTATCGCGAGTGCTGGGAGAAAGCGCTGCGAGGGGGTACGATAAAGAATGCACTGAAAATTACCCCGGCCGTGGACGATATCGAAGCCCTGCGGGCCTTCGGGTTGGCGTTGCCGGCGAAGGAAGGCGATAGCGTATGA
- a CDS encoding aldo/keto reductase, whose protein sequence is MQYTRLGRTGLPVSRLCLGTMTFGFQCDEATSFAIMDRAFEGGITFFDTADVYPIGAPPGAQGRTEEIIGRWLARTGNRSRIILATKCFGRVGPARWDQGNSRKHILDAVDASLRRLGTDYIDLYQLHGPDPETPIDETLKALDDLVRWGKVRYIGCSNFLAYQVARAIGRSEVLGVARFDSVQPRYNLLFREIERELLPLCAEEGIGVIPYNPLAGGLLTGKHNPETGPEEGSRFTLGTAAQRYQERYWHGRMFETVEQLRPIAAEAGMSLAQMAVAWVMANPVITAPIIGASRPEQLADTLAAAQTPLPPELKQRLDDLTLEYRRGDAAR, encoded by the coding sequence ATGCAGTACACCCGTCTCGGCCGCACCGGCCTCCCCGTCTCCCGCCTCTGCCTCGGCACCATGACCTTCGGCTTCCAGTGCGACGAAGCCACCTCCTTCGCCATCATGGACCGCGCCTTCGAGGGCGGCATCACCTTCTTCGATACCGCCGACGTCTACCCCATCGGCGCTCCCCCCGGCGCACAGGGCCGGACCGAGGAGATCATCGGCCGCTGGCTCGCCCGCACCGGCAACCGCAGCCGCATCATTCTCGCCACCAAGTGCTTCGGCCGTGTCGGCCCCGCCCGCTGGGACCAGGGCAATTCCCGCAAGCACATCCTGGATGCGGTCGATGCCTCCCTCCGCCGCCTCGGCACCGACTACATCGACCTGTACCAGCTCCACGGCCCGGACCCCGAAACACCCATCGACGAAACCCTCAAGGCCCTCGATGACCTCGTTCGCTGGGGGAAGGTCCGCTATATCGGCTGCTCGAACTTCCTGGCCTACCAGGTCGCCCGCGCCATCGGCCGCAGCGAGGTCCTCGGCGTCGCCCGCTTCGATTCCGTCCAGCCCCGCTACAACCTCCTCTTTCGCGAAATCGAACGGGAGCTCCTCCCCCTGTGCGCCGAAGAGGGCATCGGCGTCATCCCGTACAACCCGCTCGCCGGCGGCCTCCTGACCGGAAAGCACAACCCCGAGACTGGCCCGGAAGAAGGCTCCCGCTTCACCCTCGGGACGGCCGCCCAGCGCTACCAGGAGCGGTACTGGCACGGCCGCATGTTCGAGACGGTCGAGCAGCTCCGCCCCATCGCCGCGGAGGCCGGCATGTCGCTCGCTCAGATGGCCGTCGCCTGGGTCATGGCCAACCCCGTCATCACCGCCCCGATCATCGGCGCCAGCCGCCCCGAACAGCTCGCCGATACCCTTGCCGCCGCCCAAACGCCGCTTCCGCCGGAGCTCAAGCAGCGCCTCGACGACCTCACCCTCGAATACCGCCGGGGAGACGCCGCCCGCTGA
- a CDS encoding aspartate aminotransferase family protein encodes MPIEQEYIDRHPGSRALYERASRVLPSGVTHDSRYLRPFPIYADRAEGAHKWDVDGHEYIDYVVGHGALLLGHNHPAVTAAAAAQLARGTHYGASHLHEIEWAEEVTRLVPAAEVVRFTSSGTEATLMALRLARAATGKPGVIKFERHFHGWHDYVVAASSYAGRTPPGIPAATLESVLVLPPDLEAVESAFAARDDIGTVIVEAAGASSGQVPLPNGFLHGLAEICRRRGAVFIMDEVVTGFRWAPGGVQEVEGIRPDLVTLAKILAGGFPGGAVAGRRDLLEYLQFPGGGPRTEKVGHPGTFNANPLSAAAGVACLREIADGTHQRRAAELAASLRSGMNAVLCELGIPGVVYGQSSAFRVLLAGTMVPEAQDYDGRELPRTLLESPTPPERARLLQLALLNRGVQLFGTAGMLSSAHTEHDIDATLDAWRDSLLQLRAEGYLDSA; translated from the coding sequence ATGCCCATCGAACAGGAGTACATTGACCGCCACCCCGGCTCCCGCGCCCTCTATGAGCGCGCCTCGCGCGTCCTCCCGAGCGGGGTCACGCACGATAGCCGCTACCTTCGGCCGTTCCCCATCTACGCCGACCGGGCTGAAGGTGCCCACAAGTGGGACGTCGATGGTCACGAATACATCGATTACGTCGTCGGGCACGGCGCGCTCCTCCTTGGCCACAACCACCCGGCGGTGACCGCCGCGGCGGCCGCCCAGCTCGCCCGCGGCACCCATTACGGCGCCAGCCATCTCCACGAAATCGAATGGGCCGAAGAGGTGACCCGCCTCGTGCCTGCCGCAGAGGTCGTCCGCTTCACCTCCTCCGGCACCGAAGCGACCCTCATGGCCCTCCGCCTCGCCCGGGCCGCCACCGGAAAACCTGGCGTCATCAAGTTCGAACGCCACTTCCACGGCTGGCACGACTACGTCGTCGCCGCTTCGAGCTACGCGGGCCGCACGCCGCCCGGCATCCCTGCGGCCACCCTCGAGTCGGTCCTCGTCCTGCCGCCTGACCTCGAGGCCGTCGAATCCGCCTTCGCCGCCCGCGACGATATCGGCACCGTCATCGTCGAGGCCGCCGGGGCTTCCAGCGGGCAGGTGCCGCTCCCGAACGGGTTCCTCCACGGCCTCGCCGAAATCTGCCGCAGACGCGGCGCCGTCTTCATCATGGACGAGGTCGTGACCGGTTTCCGCTGGGCGCCCGGCGGCGTCCAGGAGGTCGAAGGGATCCGCCCCGACCTCGTGACCCTCGCCAAGATCCTCGCCGGCGGATTCCCCGGCGGCGCCGTCGCCGGCCGCCGCGACCTCCTCGAATACCTCCAGTTCCCCGGCGGCGGCCCCCGGACCGAAAAGGTCGGCCACCCGGGAACCTTCAACGCCAATCCCCTCTCCGCAGCCGCCGGCGTCGCCTGCCTCCGCGAAATCGCCGACGGCACCCACCAGCGCCGGGCTGCCGAACTCGCCGCATCGCTCCGTTCCGGCATGAACGCCGTCCTCTGCGAACTTGGCATCCCCGGCGTCGTCTACGGGCAGTCCTCCGCCTTCCGTGTCCTCCTCGCCGGGACGATGGTCCCCGAAGCCCAGGACTACGACGGCCGCGAGCTGCCCCGCACCCTCCTCGAGTCGCCAACGCCGCCCGAGCGCGCCCGCCTCCTCCAGCTTGCGCTCCTCAACCGCGGCGTCCAGCTCTTCGGCACCGCCGGCATGCTCAGCTCGGCCCACACGGAGCACGACATCGATGCCACCCTCGATGCCTGGCGCGATTCGCTCCTTCAGCTCCGCGCCGAGGGCTACCTCGATTCCGCCTGA
- a CDS encoding DUF5679 domain-containing protein: MEAYCLKCRERREMKDPKAITMKNGKPATEGTCPVCGTKMFKIGKA, encoded by the coding sequence TTGGAAGCCTACTGCCTGAAGTGCCGGGAACGGCGCGAAATGAAGGACCCGAAGGCGATCACGATGAAGAACGGGAAGCCCGCGACCGAGGGCACCTGCCCGGTCTGCGGGACGAAGATGTTCAAAATCGGGAAAGCCTGA
- the rbfA gene encoding 30S ribosome-binding factor RbfA codes for MRTTRVGELLRAEISELLLREVKDPRVSRGMVTITEVQVSPDLRRAVVYVSHLGSEQERAEALEGLQHSAPFLHRELVHRLSLRNVPELVFRFDPSIERGARLAELIHQVSAERRGEEAGD; via the coding sequence ATGCGCACGACGCGCGTGGGCGAACTGCTCCGCGCAGAGATTTCGGAGCTGCTGCTGCGCGAGGTGAAGGACCCGCGGGTCTCGCGGGGGATGGTGACCATCACCGAGGTGCAGGTGTCGCCGGACCTGCGGCGGGCCGTGGTGTATGTCTCGCACCTCGGGAGCGAGCAGGAGCGCGCCGAGGCGCTCGAGGGGCTGCAGCATTCGGCGCCGTTCCTGCACCGCGAGCTGGTGCACCGGCTCTCGCTGCGGAACGTTCCGGAGCTGGTGTTCCGGTTCGACCCCTCGATCGAACGGGGGGCACGGCTCGCGGAACTGATCCACCAGGTGAGTGCGGAGCGCCGTGGCGAGGAAGCGGGCGACTAA
- a CDS encoding inositol monophosphatase family protein: MSELSALLDIALRAAALAGETIMPIYASPFAVERKADRTPVTEADRRAELAMREFFARETPGFGVLGEEFGETPGDGRHRWIIDPIDGTKSFIHRVPLFGTLVALERDGEPVVGVIACHAVGETVAAAAGLGARLNGEPCRVSRVASLDEATLTMTSFARTAARRPLGYRALVERCGLARAWGDCYGYLMVATGRAEIMLDPDMSIWDAAALQPVIREAGGRFSQWDGNPALGDSAVATNGLLHGEVIALLAADLA, from the coding sequence ATGTCCGAGCTCTCCGCCCTGCTCGATATTGCCCTCCGCGCTGCCGCCCTTGCCGGCGAAACGATCATGCCCATCTACGCCAGCCCCTTCGCCGTCGAGCGGAAGGCCGACCGCACCCCGGTGACCGAGGCTGACCGCCGCGCCGAACTTGCCATGCGCGAATTCTTCGCCCGCGAAACTCCCGGCTTCGGCGTCCTCGGCGAAGAGTTCGGCGAAACCCCCGGCGACGGCCGCCACCGCTGGATCATCGACCCCATCGATGGCACCAAGTCGTTCATCCACCGCGTCCCCCTCTTCGGCACACTCGTCGCGCTCGAGCGCGATGGCGAGCCTGTCGTCGGGGTCATCGCCTGCCACGCCGTCGGCGAAACGGTTGCCGCCGCCGCGGGGCTCGGCGCACGGCTCAATGGCGAGCCCTGCCGCGTCTCCCGGGTCGCATCGCTCGACGAGGCAACCCTGACCATGACCTCCTTCGCCCGGACCGCCGCCCGCCGGCCCCTGGGGTACCGTGCGCTCGTCGAACGGTGCGGCCTCGCCCGGGCCTGGGGCGACTGCTACGGCTACCTCATGGTGGCAACCGGCCGCGCCGAGATCATGCTCGACCCCGACATGAGCATCTGGGACGCCGCCGCCCTCCAGCCGGTCATCCGCGAGGCCGGCGGCCGCTTCAGCCAGTGGGATGGCAACCCCGCCCTCGGCGACTCCGCGGTCGCAACGAACGGCCTGCTCCACGGCGAGGTGATCGCCCTCCTCGCGGCCGACCTCGCCTGA
- the truB gene encoding tRNA pseudouridine(55) synthase TruB → MARKRATNGPDGILLVDKPAGWTSHDVVAKVRWLLGQPRTGHAGTLDPFATGLLVLCLGQATRLSEYVMAHEKTYTGEIVLGIATDTADCEGAVTARRPVPPLDGATLERLARQFTGRIAQVPPAYSAVKVAGQRAYDLARQGKAVELAARPVEVFELQLTLLAADRLRIDVRCGPGTYIRSLARDIGEALGCGAHLASLRRLRSGRFAVDEAWSVEELERLAGMGRAGEAVLPADEALLEHDCALLGPSGAAAFVHGNVHRAGGALRPAPAARVYSTAGQFLGVGAVDAGGSVQPVKVFRA, encoded by the coding sequence GTGGCGAGGAAGCGGGCGACTAACGGCCCCGACGGCATCCTGCTGGTCGACAAGCCGGCCGGGTGGACGAGCCACGACGTGGTGGCGAAGGTGCGGTGGCTGCTCGGCCAGCCGCGTACCGGCCATGCGGGCACACTGGACCCCTTTGCCACGGGGCTGCTGGTGCTGTGCCTCGGGCAGGCCACCCGGCTCTCGGAGTACGTGATGGCGCACGAGAAGACCTACACGGGCGAAATCGTGCTCGGCATCGCCACCGACACGGCGGATTGCGAGGGGGCGGTGACGGCGCGGCGCCCGGTTCCGCCCCTCGACGGCGCCACGCTGGAGCGGCTGGCGCGGCAGTTCACCGGCAGAATCGCCCAGGTCCCGCCGGCGTACAGCGCCGTGAAGGTTGCCGGGCAGCGGGCATACGACCTCGCGCGGCAGGGGAAGGCGGTTGAGCTCGCGGCGCGGCCGGTCGAGGTCTTCGAGCTGCAGCTGACGCTCCTCGCGGCCGACCGGCTGCGGATCGATGTCCGGTGCGGGCCCGGGACGTACATCCGGAGCCTCGCGCGGGACATCGGGGAGGCGCTGGGCTGCGGCGCGCACCTGGCGAGCCTGCGGCGGCTGCGGTCGGGACGGTTCGCCGTGGACGAGGCGTGGTCGGTCGAGGAGCTGGAGCGACTGGCTGGCATGGGCCGGGCAGGGGAGGCCGTTCTCCCGGCCGACGAGGCGCTGCTGGAGCACGACTGCGCGCTGCTCGGACCGTCCGGCGCGGCGGCGTTCGTGCACGGGAACGTACACCGCGCCGGGGGAGCGCTGCGGCCGGCCCCGGCGGCGCGGGTGTACAGCACCGCCGGGCAATTCCTTGGCGTCGGCGCGGTCGATGCAGGCGGTTCGGTGCAGCCGGTGAAGGTGTTTCGGGCCTGA